In Hemicordylus capensis ecotype Gifberg chromosome 12, rHemCap1.1.pri, whole genome shotgun sequence, the genomic stretch tgggaggagcatctaggttcccagttccctccctggcagcatctccaggatggggctgagagagactcctgctacctgcaaccttggagaagatgctgccagtctgtgaagacaacactgagctagctagaccaagggtcggactcagtagatggcagcgtTCTGTGTTCCTAAGTTACAGAGAATagatttagagaggagagctgatcttggagtagccagcatgacttgctcccttagctaagcaaatgcaaaccagggtggacaacctgcttagtaaagggggcaactcatgctttagcaaaggggacaacctgcttagcaaagggggcaacaagccacctaatggcacagcggggaaatgacttgcctagcgagtaagaggctgctggttcgaatcccccactggcatgtttcctggACACTATGGGGAACATctctatctggcagcagcgatctaggaaggtgctgaaaggcaccatctcacactgcgcgggaggaggcaatggtcaacccctcctgtattctaccaaagaatcgctctgtggtcgccaggagttgacactgactcgagggcacaactttacctttaccacaagaccagctctcctcccatggtttCACATTTGGAGTAATACCAGGGGTGGGCGGGGTGGATTTCTGCAGGATAGCAGTCCGagttattttatttctattcatttattttgttgtatttatgtcccgctctttctcagaggagctcagagcggtgtatatggtttttttaatcctcacgacaaccttgtaaggtaggttaggctgagagatccagaacAAAAGTTGTCATTGATCTTAAATcattaagctgagagatacaggACAACAAAAGTTGTCATTGATCTTAAATCAGTCATTGATCTTAAATTTCCAGACCCAACAGtataagcaatactgagctagatgatccCATCAGCTGGCTCCGTAGAAAGCAGCTTGTGCGGTTTGGAACAGGTTCTGTGGCCTTGTCTCGACACACCAGGCTAACTGGTATTGCTTTGTGTTCTGCTTAGCTTCCGAATGGTATGTGTAGTTCTGTGTTTGCCACTTGGCTGAGCTAGAAAGCCCGGCTAGAATAATTCAAACcgctttgggcacttttgttgaaaagcggcgtATAAATATTTGGTGTTTTTGCCATTGAAATAGACCTCCCACTCCCTCTCCAGCTTTAAACTTGCTTGTTCCTTCCTAGGAAGTATTACTCGGCGATCCAGGGACTTGGAGCGGATAGCAACCAGCCTGGAGCCATGCACCCCAACGCTAATAATCGCCATGGCGCCCCAGGCAATAGTGACGgtacctcctcctcccactgtcCTCACGCAGCAAGATTGCCAGGAGAAGGCTCTTGCTCGCACGGAGGGGCTATTCACATCCAGCTCAGTCCCACTTCAGGGGAGGCTGGAGAAAACCCCAGCTCCGGGCAGCATCCGCAGCCGGGGACTTGGAGTCGCTCGGGGGCCCACTCCTACAGCGAGGCGAGAGGGCCCGAAGATGGCAGCTCGGATCTGGAGGAACAAAGCGGCAGCTCGCTCTCGGAGCTGAGATACCTGCTCCAGTGGCTGCACAAGAGCCTCCCTTACCTCCTGATTCTGTCCATCAAGCTCGTCCTGCAGCATACAACTGGTAGAGTACAAGGCCTTGGGGTGCAAGCCGCTCTCTTTACTAGAATTCAAGGCTGAGAGGGAAGCAATGGGGGATCTTCTTCAGACTCGGTGCTCCAAGACGAGAGCtggaaaatgaaaatgaagagtTTAATAGTGGGATGAGTGTTCCCTTTAACCAGgaatcccagatgtggttgactacaactcccagcatccgcaGCTGCAGTTGCCTTAGGCTGGGGGTGCTGAGGGTTGTAGCCAGCCTCATCTAGGATTCCCTGCtacagggagcactgctttgGACCTGGCGTACGTCATGGGAATTGGACAGGCCTGcatcttctcggttgctgctatcaaggcatctcattgggttatccttttcacgtgctcctgggcaggactatgcaaattctAAGTAGAAAGCCTATAAAGCCTGACAGGGATAACTCAGTTCTTATAGTCCTGCGTTGCTCCTGGCAGGAACTCTACCGAGTACTTTGTTGTAAGAACTTTCCAATCCTCTCATTACCTTTGTCTGTGTCCTTCCTTGTGTTTCCCACCTTAGTTTTTTGTCAgtttaaagaaaaaaaaggaagccCTCACTCTGTTTCCCGGCTACATCTGTATCTCccgcttcctcctcccctccccccccgtgtATGGAGAAGCGGGGACGCAGAATTATATTTGTGAGAGTGCCTAAGGGGCGGTTTTCTCCACTTTTCACGAGCACTCAGAGCCTCTCCGCCTCATCAACCGCTTCTCTCTCCGAGAGTCGGCCATTTGACTCCCCGATCTTCCCCGATCCTTCCTCAGCAGCCGACAGCCTGACCGAGCGGACGGAGCGAGAGGGCCTCAGTTTGTTCCCGCCAGTGTGCGGCGAAAACCGGGTCTTGCACAAGGGGGAGCATTCTGCTGCTTTGCCACAGCGCTTTACACGCAGCGCAGCAGCTTCTTTACCGGAATCTGAAAGAGCGGAGAGGGCTAAATTGGAGCGATTAGCAGCTCAGTTAACGGCGGGAATTACCCGACCGTTAGTCAAGCCCCCTACTGTACAAACGGGGCTGAAACTGTGTGAAGGAGCTGACAAGATGGCGGAGCGCTTTTCAGAGACGGAGGCGGTCCAAGATGGCGGCCGTGGTGCAGACCTGGCTCAAAAGCCCGCCAAATCCCAGGAAAGGGTGTTGGTGAGCactggatgggggaggggggtgcgggCCCCCCTAGGTCACCAAATGTCCTGGCCTCTACGTCCACCACGGTCTGTGTTCCCAAGTCAGTGCCCCCAGAGTGGCAGGCGTGGCTTAAAGATGCTATTGTGGACACAGTTATGCAGTTATAACCAGCCAGAAAGTCCAAGAGAGCCAAAAAACGGAGgcgctcttcctcctcttcctcagaggcaTTCTCAGATTCCAGTTCCTCTGCCAAGGTCTCTAAAAAGGCAAAGGTAAAGAGGAAACATGTGAAAAGGTCCAAAAAAGCTAGTAAGAAACCCATTTCTATACACTCCTCTGAGTTGTCAGGAAATGAGTCTGGGGATCCCACCCCAAAAGATATAAGGCCCACAAGGATTAATAGGGCTACGCCACCCGTCCCCCTACGGGAAGAGGACGATGTAAGGTCCACAAGGGTTAATATGGCCACGCAACCCCTCCCCCTACAAGGGGAGGATGATATTACTCATCCTACAGGTTTTGGGGATGGTGGGCAGGACCCAGATCAGGATCCATGCCCCgataaagaggagggggaatggtcaGGTGCAGAGGAATTTGAACAGCACCAAGTATCGCAAAGACTTTTCTTCTGAGGATTTTAACCGCCTCTTTACTAAGGTCCTTAGCACTATAGGGCTGCAGTCTACAGTAGCCGCGGAGCCGAGCCAGAATCCAAAAGGGGACCTAGTTTTTCCCAAGGCTAAGCCACGGGACATTCTGTTACCTATGCCTGAATGTTTCACCGAAGCTATAAAGTCAGAGTGGGCATTGCCAGCTGTCAACAAGAAGCCCGTATCCGTCACTACACGTTTGTACACGTTTCAACAGGCACCATCAGATTTGTTAAAAACGCCTAGTGCAGATGCTCCTATTTCTCAATTGGTCACCGGCTCCCTGATTCCAAGGGACAGTGAGACCTCCCTGAAGGACCCTTCAGAGAAAAGAGCAGAATTCGCCTTCAGGAGAGTTCACGATAACTCATCCCTAGCCACACGGGCATCTGCAGGGGCATCCATGGCGGCCAGAGCCAGCCTCTTATGGCTCAACGACCTGATTGATGAGCTACCCCCGGAGTCCACTTGCCTTCGACAGCAACTTTTAAAACTTCAAAGGGCACAGGCGTATGTGGCGGATACGACCCTGGACACCATTCGCTTTGCCTCCAGGGCTTCAGCGGCAGCGGTGGTAGGCCGGAGGCACCTATGGCTAAAGGGATGGCAGGCTGACTCCACCTTGAAGGCTAATTTGTCTGCAGTTCCTTATGACAGTGTTAAGCTCTTCGGAGATACTGCCCTGGAAAAAGTTTTGGTTCAGTCAAAGGATAACAGAAAAACGATGCCCACGGCGCCCAAAAGGGGAGACAGACCCTCGTTCAGGAGACCCTTTAACTCCTTTCGTACCTTTCGACCAGCATTCAGGGGACGAGACAGAGATTTCAGGGGCCCGAGAGGTACGTGGCAAAGACAACGTTTCACAGCCAGAAATGCTAACAATCGCCAGGCCTTCCTCCAAGGAAAACAACAGGGAAAGCAGCAGTACTGATTCAGGGCCCCtcatcctgggggggggggcgcctgtcCCTATTTTGCAGCACCTGGGAACAGACTGTAACAGATGCCTGGGTTCTGGAGGTAGTGAAGATGGGCTACAGAATAGAGCTGGGCTCACTTCCCCGCTCCTGGTTCATCCCTACTCCCCGCTCTCGCTCTTTTACCAAGCACGTGGACATGGCAGGAGCCATCCAGCACCTGCTCGACATCGGTGCAGTGGAGAGGGTGCCGGCGGGTCAAGAGGGGGAGGTAGTCTACTCTATTCTGTTCACCGTCCCCAAAAAGGACGGTTCAAAGAGGGCAGTATTAGATCTCAAGTATCTGAACAAGCACATCAAGCCCAGAAAATTCCGCATGGAGTCCCTCAGGTCCATCACGGAATACTTACAGAAgggagacctgctctcttccataGACCTCAAGGAGGCGTACCTGCATGTCCCAATCCACCCAGAAAGCAGACGATTTCTACGATTCAAATATGCGGGGGTCGATCTGCAATACAAGGCCCTCCCGTTCGGGCTATCGTCGGCTCCCAGGGTCTTCACCAAGGTCCTGGTGCCACTCATGGCATGCCTGAGAATGAGGGGGATCCATGTATTTGCATATCTGGACGATCTTTTAGTAAAATCGAGATCCCCTGAGAAGGCAATGGCAGACCTACAGGCTACTATCTACACCTTGGAGCAACACGGCTTCCTTGTCAACCATCAGAAGAGTGTCCTGATTCCGGCTCACAGAATCCAACACCTGGGAGTGATCATAGACACTCTACAGGGTCGTCTATATTTACCAGAAGAGAGGATCCAGGTCCTCAGGGCGGAAGTGACATCGGCATCGCGCTTGGGGAGGGTTCCCCTCCTTTCACTTGCAAGACTACTGGGTCTGATGGTGGCCACCTTGGAGTCGGTACCGTGGGCCCGGTTCCATCTCAGAGAATTGCAGTGGTTTCTCCTGGGCTATCAGAGCTTCATATCCCGGAAGAAGAACATTATGGTACAGCTGCCCCCCACAGTAAAGATGTCTCTCTGTTGGTGGGAATCCACCCAACACCTGTGCAAAGGGAAAAGGTTCCTGGAGTTCCCAAAGATGATTGTAACCACGGACGCCAGCACCAGGGGTTGGGGAGCCCATTGTCTCCAGGGGTCGGTCCAGGGCAAGTGGACCCAGGAGGAGAGGAGCCACTCTATAAACTGGCTAGAACTGAGAGCAATACGGCTGACATTGCAACATCTGCACCCCCAGGTATCAGGTGCAGACGTCCTGATCAAGACGGACAATACAACCGCGAAAGCCCGTCAACCGGCAGGGGGGAACAAGATCCAGGTCCCTGTCTCGCGAGTTGACCCTCCTAATGACCTGGGCAGAACGTCATCTGAACTCCCTCACAGCCCATCACGTAAAAGGGGACCTCAATTCCGTAGCAGACTGGCTGAGCAGGCAAGATCTTCTCCCGGGGGAATGGGCCCTCAACATGAGGGTTTTCGATCTGTTGGCACACAGGTGGGAGAGACCGGTTGTGGACATGTTTGCCAATCCCCTAAATGCAAAGCTCAGCAGATACGTCACCAGGTTCCGTTGCCCCATTGTGGTAGAGACAGATGCCCTGTCATGTCAGTGGCCGAAAGGTGTTCTCTATGCCTTTCCTCCAATTCCCCTACTGACTCGGGTCCTGAGAAGAATAAAGGAACAAAGGGTGGAGGTCATACTGGTGGTGCCTTATTGGCCAAGAAGACCCTGGTTCGCAGAACTAGTCTTCCTCAGCGTAGACAGCCCTTGGCATCTACCAGTCACACCGGATCTTCTGCTGCAGGGCCCGGTTCTCCATCCGAACCCGGTTTCAGCTTGCCGCATGGAGACTGAGCGGCGACTGCTGAGCGCACAGGGCTTGACTCAGAAGGTGACAGCTACCATCTTAGCATCTAGGCGGCCCTCCACGAACAGAATATATCAGTGTACGTGGAGAACTTTTCTGCGTTGGTCATACCAACATCAGGTTCCGAAAGGTAAAGCTACAATCAACCACCTACTGCAATTTCTACAAGATGGTCTGGACAGGGGTCTCTGACCCAATACTCTCCGGTGACAAGCGGCGTCTCTCATCCCACTCCTATCGGGAGGGAGCATGAAGTCTTCGCTATCTAACCCCTTGCTAAAGAGATTCCTGAGAGGGGCCACACTGCTCTCTCCACTAGTAGCTCACAGATTTCCTACTTGGAACCTCAACCTCGTTCTTAGGGCCTTGCAGCATTCTCCCTTTGTGCCAATTTGATCAATCCCTATCAGACTCTTGTCCATGAAACTGGCATTCCTTGTAGCGTTAACATCAGCGAGACGAGTATCGGAACTCAGATCCCTATCTGCACACAAGTCATTCTGTATAATCACAGAAGACGCGGCGCGACTCATTCCAGATCCATTCAGCAAACCAAAGGTCCTATCCGACTTTTACGTGGCACAGAATGTCTTCCTCCCATCCTTTTGTCCGCACCCATCACACCCACAGGAAAAACTTTGGCATAAGCTCGATATACGGAGATGCCTAAAACGTTACTTAGCGTGTTCCGCAGAGTTCAGGAAGACAGACTCTCTCTTCGTGTCGTACCTACCCTCTTCAATGGGAGAAGTGGTTTCTTCAAGGACTGTTGCGAGGTGGGTAAGGGCCTGCATAGCCCTGGCCTACGAGACCCAAAAAGTAGCTCCCCCGGAATGCATTTTGGCTCACTCCACAAGGTCGATGGCTACTTCGGCAGCTTTTGCAACTAACGCGCCGGTGCAGGAAATTTGTAGGGCAGCAGTCTGGAAAAATCCTACTACTTTGACTAAGCATTATAAGCTAGACGTATGCATCGGCACAGGCAGCCTTTGGGAGACGGGTACTCCAGGGAGTTCTTCCCCAGGAGTAGAGTGCAAGGTGGTTCCCTCCCGGTGACGtactgcttgggtatgtcccaataagatgccttgatagcagcaaccgagaacggagcattggttactcaccgtgaaggcttcttctggttgctgctgtcaaggcatctcagcccacccatttctcttttgttttttcTGTATCTAATTTGCACTCTACTTCCTGCTAGACACCAAGATTACTCTTGGTTTCAGGGATATGAGGATTGGAGTTTAGGTTTCTGGTTCATATGTTTTTTCGTATTATTCGTTTTACTGTATTTCTATGTTATGCATGTTGGACTGTTTCTCACTttctaacttgtcctttaagaactggggaggggttatccccgtcaggcTTTATAGGCTTTCTATTTagaatttgcatagtcctgcccaggagcacgtgacgaggataacccaatgagatgccttgacagcagcaaccagaagaagccttcacagtgagtaaccaatgctccatttctttaacacacacacacacacacacacacacacacacacacacacacacacacatatatatgcatAATTCTGGATTCCATAATCGTAAGGTAGGGCAAAAAGCCATGCATGGTGCTGAAACTCTATCCATCACCACCAGGCGTCTTATTTAGCCATACCTCTGCTTTTTGAGATTCCACCAGCCATTGACCACTTTCAAATACCTTTGCCACCCTAAATGCTAGGGATTTGCTTCACAACACAAAGCAAattggggagcagtgttccctctaacaaggatccccagatgttgttgactacatctcccagaatgaatgaggggagagtgggtcttgtggaagaaagcatgacttgtccccttagctaagcagattccgccctggttgcatatggatgggagactagaagtgtgagcactggaagagagtcccctcaggggataatggggccactctgggaagagcatctaggttcccagttccctccctggcagcatctccaagatagggctgagagagactcctgcctgcaaccttggagaagccgctgccagtctgtgaagacaatattgagctagatggaccaaaggtcggactcagtagatggcagcttcctatcttcctaatccccaagcaaaagctattgaacctagggattctgggagttgtagtcaacaacatctgggaatccctgtgagagggagcaCTGGAGGAACGCTGctgttgcttagcaaaggggacaattcagtgtcccctttgctaagcaagttctgccttggtttgcatttggatgggagactacctgcgAGTGCTATAAGTTATTCCCCTTGGGAGATGGGGCCATGActccatggaagagcatctgcaggtcctaggtttaatccttggcagcatctccaggtagggctgggaaggactcctgcccgaaaccttggagagctgctgcgagCCAGCGTCGACAAGactgagttagatggaacaaccctctgactcaatataaggcagcttcctatgttcctaaccccgcCCCACGAAAGAAGCAATATCAACAATTTTAAGAAGataatttaaaaatctgaaattTTCAAGCGTCTGATTTTTGCCCTGAATACCACTTTCTGTGCCCCTGTAAAATTCTGGTGTATATATACAGCTGAAGTTTAAACTTGCTGCTTCCCCCACTAGCTGGGGTAAATTATTTTCCAGACTCCTTTTTGATGGTTTTAAACTGGAAGCCAGCACATATCCCTCCGTATCCTTCTTCCTGGGCTAAACCAACCAATTTCTTCAGAACACCCTCATAAAAACATATAAGTTGCCTTGTATGCCATTTATCCTTATAACTCTCCTCTAATTTCTAGCTTTTGACATCCTTCTTGAAGGGTTGTACCCAGATCTGAGCCCAGACTTTGGAGCGTGTTGCTTCCCAAAATTTGGAGATAATTTACTCGTTCAGTCCCAACGGGCAGTGTGCTTCTCTGCCAAAGTATCCCACTGTTGATTCCCAATCGCCCTCACCTAAGAATGTgacctttcatttcttttctcgCTCTGTTTatgttcttccactgagaaaATGCGGATGTACATTTTAGCTCTTTAAGTTGTGCTTTTGTTGCTGTATACATAAGGAGCCTTGGGTTGCTTGCTGACTGAAACCTTGAAAGTCAAGTTCTGCAAATCGATCTCAAGCAACACTCTTAAAAAATGGGTCCCTTCTTTCTCCAAAACCAAGCCAACGTGACCAGGACATGATACAAAGCCACAGCACAAAATACAAATCTGTCTTGCATTTGCAACCTTTCAAGTTACTAGTCCCCCCAGAATTATAAGCCTGCTTTCTGACACAGCTAACTCATTTGTGGCACTTAAGATGCAATCTGTACATACTAAAATCCGTTGAACACCTTAAGACATCTGAGTCAACAGTTGGTCAGCCTAACATACTGGCACACACATAATAGAACCAACTCTCCTCCAACTGACATAATCTTCCTGCCTGGTCAGTTTTTATTTACTACAAGCAAGCAGTTGTTTATAAGCctatttaaaatgtattcaaaagaaCCCAAGGTCAGCCACACCAAAGCTTCTATGTTAGGCAAATTCAATCAATCtttactttattatggtcaaagacccgcataaagtacagggcaaaagATGAGTAAAaaggtagatttttaaaaaaagcataaaaGTCATAATAATTCAGCAATgtagccagtgttctctctaatccttttcatctgtgtgcggaatgaatttttttGTGGgtggcagtatttatttatttattgttaaatttgtataccacctttcattaaaacaatcccaaggcggtttacacagaaacttaaaaacaagactataaaaatgacacaattaaaatattaagctaaaatataaaacaaatctgactaaaaatttaaaatacaagcataaaaacggtataaaatacaaagcagcagcagtagagacaatcatataaaagcctgtgtaAATACTGTGTGCAGACAGTTCTAAAATCCATATAGTCTGATGACCTTTTTCAGGTGCAGTCATTATCATGCACTACCCTGATGCCCCTATGTCTATAGTAGCTAGTTATTTTTGTTCCATTGCCAGTTACAAAATGCactgttattatttattgcatGAAATTCCCATAACATTTTGCCACCTTAAGACAAAATTCAGTTCAATGCATGTTtttgttctccccccccaccctttaattTACCCTTTTTTTCTAATAGGCATTTCTCTGGGAATTGGGCTGTTAACAACATTTATCTATGCAAACAAAAGCATTGTAAATCAGGTTTTCTTGAGAGTAAGTATTGGCCTCTCCAGTGAGGTTGTAAGTATTTTTATAGCTTGATTTTTATTCAGGGAATCTATAAGTTCTTGCCAGAAACATGGAGTGCCGTGTCTGTTTTTGTTATAACAGGAGACAGGTGGaataaggtttgtttgtttttaaagcttatTTGACAAAATCAGAAATGCCAACTTTCTAAATATAGACCAGGTACAACTTAGAGAAAAGTTTAACAATTAAAGATGGGCAGACTCTGTTGTTTAAAACACATATTCAGGGGTCCAGTTCAAAGCATATTATtctaaccactttgagaacctctcgttgaaaagcagtatccaAATAGTAGTAGTAAGGAATGTTTTCTCGGCTCATTAGCCAATCTGGAAAAGACTTTTGGTAGAGCTGTCATGGGCTATCGGTTGGTTATCCCTGACTGAGGGTAGGTTCACCCGAACCAATAAAAGCAAAGACTCTGGTTCCCAGAGTTTGGCAGCAGGCCGGAAGTGGGCAGATGGAAAGCTGAAACTGATCGTATCGTCCAAACCTGTCAGTGTCTGCTTCGTCAGCCCTTCTTACAGTTCTGGGTCAAACATCTGTAACTGACTTCAACTCTTGGTTACAGCTATTGGTTCCAGAACTATAAATAGGGCTGAAGCTGGCGGGGTTTGGACCACACGGCCACTgtcggctccccccaccccagaggagTGGGGGGAACTGGAGTTTCAACTATGATTGTGTTGAATGAACCCACCATGAGATGACAGTAAAGGCCACTCTCTGTTTAATCAAGAGGGATGGGGAAGCAGAGAGACGACCTGTGCCTTGTGAAAACTCACTTAAAAGTCCAGGGACATAGCTCAGCAATCTATGGAAAGGGCTGCTTTTGGAGAATTAACACCATAGCAGgctttccctgtaacagggacgcccagatgttgacgactacaatgcccatcattcccagccaaaggctattacagctggggatgatggcagttgtagttgaCAACATCTGGAACTCCCTGTCACAGAGAGCGCTGTGCCACAACAGAAGTAGCCGTCTAATATCTTGAGTttataacaaaaaacaaacaaacgtgaGCCCTGAAcatcatgatttaaaaaacacttttatCTTGCAGGAAAGGTATTCCAAGCTGCAGTGTGCTTGGCTACTGGTTCTCCTAACGGGATCATCTCTCCTCATATATTATACCTTCTACTCCCAATCACTTCATTACAGGTAATTAGTGGAGGTTCGTAGTGGGTGACGCGTCACTGCTTGcggttttctctctctgccttcaaACCAAATGAAATGCTTTAGTTCGGGTCTCTTGTTCAGACATCTGAGGACTAAATAATGTGAAGAAAGTgagtaagaacataggaagagccctgctggatcaggctgaaggcccatctcgtccagcctcctgcttcacacagtggcccaccagatgcccctgagaagcccacaggcaagagctgagggcaggccctctctcctgcagctactcccctgcaactggtagagaTGTTTCTTCTTTTCAGTGCTAGAGGTCACCTGAGTGAAATTCAGGTCACCCGAGTGAAACCTGAGGTTACCCAGTGAAATTGGCCATGAACTTGGGCAAAAGAAAATAGTCAAGCGAGTTCACTAGCCCAAGATGTGGTCATGGCCACTGAGTGGCTCTACAAATGCATTAGACAAGTGCGTGGAGGATAAGCGGTTGTGCCCAAGTGGAACCAGCAATCATGAGGGCTGTCCACACGATCGTCACTAGGGCAGGAGAAGCTTCCTACCCTAACTCAGGAGCTGGGTGCCCTGCTGATTTGTTAGATTAAAAACCAGGCTGGAGGGAGCTTGCTTGTCAGACAAGGCCCAGCTGTGCAGGACAACATTTCCCACCTACCTCGTTCAGAAACTGGGGagggaatctgggtagggtgcagtgttccctggcagagggattcccagatgcagtggactataactcccagaatccccagcagtgttccctctaatagattCCCatatgtggactacaactcccagaatgcccagccaaaggccactgcagctaggaatgctgggagttatagtccataacatctgggaatccctcttaaagGGAGAACTGGTAGGGTGTGTTCATCCTCCCCCAGCTGAGACTTGACTGACAGTCCAACTCCACACCTCCAACCTAGTTTTTACCCAGCGTTGAAAATCGGGAGTGTCTCGGCTCCCGAGGCTTCTCCTTCCTAATGGCGATATTGTTGGGTGCCCTGTAGTCCCCTTGAAATGAAAGTATTGTTAAACAACACAGTGCACTCATCTTTTTTCAGAAGCGAAGATGTTCGACCATAAACTTTGTTCTTGTTTTTCCAGCCTGATCCTTTTAAGTCCTAAAATGGATTTTATGAACTTCTGGGAAGTCCTTTGGATTGTGGGGGTCACCGACTTCATTCTCAAGTTCCTCTTCATGAGTTTCAAATGcatcatcctgctgctgcctctgttcCTAATGTCCTTTAAGTCCAAGGTGAGAGCCTTTGaacttttccacacagggcttttaactcACTTCTTGCAatagagggtgtgcattcacatatcggccagatcgACCCCGAAGTCCATGccagctatcggggagcactgcACACAAAATTTTGGATTTTTCAtcacacattagagtgtagcccctgctaactgggcaaagaatcaccttttaacgtggcgattctctttattgagcagggggagagcaactggccctctccactcccaggacagtacctccggtgactgttgctggtgtctaccttatgcttctttttagattgtgagccctttggggacagggagccttcttatttatttgttatttctctgtgtaaactgccttgagccatttttgtaagggtggtatagaaatcaaataaa encodes the following:
- the RNFT1 gene encoding E3 ubiquitin-protein ligase RNFT1 isoform X2, with translation MHPNANNRHGAPGNSDGTSSSHCPHAARLPGEGSCSHGGAIHIQLSPTSGEAGENPSSGQHPQPGTWSRSGAHSYSEARGPEDGSSDLEEQSGSSLSELRYLLQWLHKSLPYLLILSIKLVLQHTTGISLGIGLLTTFIYANKSIVNQVFLRERYSKLQCAWLLVLLTGSSLLIYYTFYSQSLHYSLILLSPKMDFMNFWEVLWIVGVTDFILKFLFMSFKCIILLLPLFLMSFKSKGYWYMVLEEICQHYCRIVPIPVWFRYFVGLRELDSLLGWSLGILLALLYLILKLLSCFGYLKHFRRVLQIFYTRPTYGVPASKRQCTEVDDICSICQAEFQKPVLLICQHIFCEDCITLCFNREKMCPLCQTTISDHILKWNDGATSVHLQIY
- the RNFT1 gene encoding E3 ubiquitin-protein ligase RNFT1 isoform X1, with amino-acid sequence MKQRLPPDYARKYYSAIQGLGADSNQPGAMHPNANNRHGAPGNSDGTSSSHCPHAARLPGEGSCSHGGAIHIQLSPTSGEAGENPSSGQHPQPGTWSRSGAHSYSEARGPEDGSSDLEEQSGSSLSELRYLLQWLHKSLPYLLILSIKLVLQHTTGISLGIGLLTTFIYANKSIVNQVFLRERYSKLQCAWLLVLLTGSSLLIYYTFYSQSLHYSLILLSPKMDFMNFWEVLWIVGVTDFILKFLFMSFKCIILLLPLFLMSFKSKGYWYMVLEEICQHYCRIVPIPVWFRYFVGLRELDSLLGWSLGILLALLYLILKLLSCFGYLKHFRRVLQIFYTRPTYGVPASKRQCTEVDDICSICQAEFQKPVLLICQHIFCEDCITLCFNREKMCPLCQTTISDHILKWNDGATSVHLQIY